In Candidatus Poribacteria bacterium, the genomic window GTTTTAGGGATCTGCTTATGCGCAATGGGGACTAACCTCGCTCTCACACTCACGCGGGCTGCATGGATTGGGGTGTTTGCTGCAACGCTTTATATCGCAATCTACTTTCAGCGGAAATTGCTCTGGGTATTGCTAGTCATCGCGCTCTTATCCCCCTTTTTAATGCCTCAAGCCGTCAAGGATCGCTTTGAGGTCATGCGCCAACGCCCGTCAGGCTTTATGAGCGAGCGGCCCCAATGGTGGAAAACGTCTGCCCAGCTGATAACGAAATATCCTATCACCGGCATCGGTCTAGGAAGGTTTCGCCATGAATACCAACTGCATGCACCGGCAGGAGTCCATCACAAACCGTATCACGCCCATAACATTTATCTACACATCGCTGTTGAACAGGGGATCCCATCGCTCATCCTGTTTTTAGGGATACTCTTTCTCATTTTCCGTCGGCTTTTTGCCTTACGTAAAAAGGATGATTTCTGGAGTTTAGGTCTGTTTATCGGGGGTAGCGGTTTCCTGATTTCTGCCCTTGTCTACGGGCTTGCAGATCAGATTCTTCACCAACGACCACTGCTGATCTTCTGGTTTTTGATTGGGTTGGTCTTTTATGTCTCGGACCTCAACAATAGTTCAGCGGAACAGGTCTCTTAACCCGAAGCACGGGTCATTTTTCGCGTCACTTCCACTTCGGCTATATTAACACACCTCAGAGTATGATGTATACAAAAATTTGGTTGACACAGCGACTCAAAGGTATATAATGAAGACCTATGATATGAGGCTATTACAAAAATAAAAGCCGGGAGTTGCCTATGGAAAAAGATGTCAAGATAACAACCCTATTGAATCAACCGGTGCAGCCGCTCGGTCTAGCTGGAAACCCAAATATGGAAGAAGGCTGTGTTACCGCAGCGTACGACGCAGGTGTCAATTACTACTTCTTCTATAATCAGTCATATCCCATACTCATCGACGAATTGAAATCCGTGCTACGCGATAATCGAGAGTCGATAGTCGTAGCAACGGGGAGCGAATCCCGTAACCTCAAAACGTTGAATTCCTACCTCGATCAGGTGCGTCATCAATTGGAAGTAGAGGCAGTGGATGTCTTCTATGCAGAGTATGTCTCTCCCGGTGATGACATGGAAACGCTGCTCGGCGCAGGGGGTGTGTTTGACGAACTCCACCGGTGGAAAGCGGAAGGACGCCTGCGTTACGTCGGCGCCACAACACATAACCGCCCAATGGCAGTACAGCTCATTGAGAGTGGTCGGCTTGATGTGCTTATGCACCGCTATAACATGGCACATCGAGGCGCAGAAGAGCAGGTGCTTCCCGCAGCGCTCAACGCTGGAGTCCCGGTAGTTGCATTTACGTGCACACGGTGGGGATCGTTACTCACGGGCCATCAAGATTGGGACGGTCCCGTGCCAACCGCTGCAGATTGCTATCAATACGTCCTGCACCATCCCGCCATCCACATCGCATTAACCGCACCAACAACACCGGCACAATTGGAGGAAAACCTGTCCGCCCTGAAAGGTACAGAGCAACCGTCACAAAGCCTGCCACTTTGGGAGGCGTACGGTAAGCTGGTATACGGCGATGGAAACGATGCCTTTGAAACGCAGTGGCCCTAGCACTATAGCAAAGAATGAGAGAATTGTCGAATTCAGATTCATTTCCGAACGTAACAACCCATAACTAAGGAGACGGAGCAAGTGACAGAAGAACAAAAATATCTATTTGACCTGCAAGGCTACATTGTCTTGAAAGACGTGGTGCCTCAATCTGTGGTGAAAGCGTGCAACAAAGCGTTAGATCCCTTGGAAGATATGCCGCCGGAGGAATATCCGCCGCCACTCTGTCTCGGTACACCCAAGACAGAAAAGGAACTCTATATCTCCAATATCCTCGAAGCCGATCCCGTTTTCAATCCGTTGATCGATCTCCCCGAAGTGTTGGATGTTGTTGAAGGCGTGACCGGCGGTCCATACCGACTCAACCATACCTACACAATCTACCGGTGGGGTGGTGGTTATACGGGGCTGCACATGAACGGCACCCCTATCATCCCGAAATGTCAGTACCATTGCCGCAACGGTCAAATGGTTTCAACGTTGACCAAAGCCGTGTTTCCGTTGCTGGATTGCGATGTTGAGGACGGCTGCTTCGCCGTCATTCCGGGGGCGCACAAGAGCAACTTTGTCAGACCCTGGGGCAATCATCCCCACGAAAATCCGGTGTTGACACCCATCCCCGCAAAAGCAGGCGACGCCATTATCTTTACTGAAGCCTTGACACACGGTTCGTTCGTAAACACCTCGAAACGGCCGCGCCGCACCCTATATTACTGCTACAGTATCGGCTACATGCCCGATTGGGGCGGTCAGAGCTTGGTCTTTAGCGACCATGTCATGGATTCTCTGTCAGAGGCACAGCGTGAGATTCTGCGATTGAAGTAAGAGATCGGAGAGGGTGAATGTCTAATGTTATTCCAAAGGACCTCCGACCAGTGTTCTCGGTGGATGTCTCCAAAGACGCAGTGCGTTCAAAACTACTAGAGCTGCTGGGGTTAGACGAGATTCCTAAAGAAATTGATTTTACAGAGGGGATAACGCAAACAGAGGAGGGTATCCGCGCCACGCGGTTGACATACACAAACTCGCTCAGCGAAACGGTTCCGGGGATTATCATGGTCCCGCTCAATGCGTCGAGTCAAAAACTGCCCGGCGTCGTTTGTATACCCGGAACAGGTGGCTCCGCCCAGAAGATTGCACATCAACGATTTTATCTGGAGGAAGACCCACCCGGTATGTTGATTGGTTGGGCACGTGAACTGGCACGACGTGGCTTTGCAACACTAGCGATTTCACCCAAAGGGAGCGTCACCCGACGCCCTAGCATAGAGCACTGGAATCTCGAAGGCAAACTCCTCACGCCCTATGGTCGTCCACAGATGGGAATCCTTATCGAAGAAACGCTGAGGGCAGCGCGTATCCTTGCAGCAAGTGAAAGAGTCGATCCCGATAGCATCGGTATTACGGGTATGTCGCTCGGTGGGAATGCAACGTGGTATGCGATGGCAGCCGCGCCGTGGATTCGGGCGGGTGCACCAATCTGCGGCGGTGTCGGACGTATGGCGAGCGTTATCCACGAAGGAGACATCGAACGCCATAGCGCCTATTTCTTTATCCCCCACATGCTCCGCTACTTTGACCATCCGGAGGTTGTTGCTGCGTGTATGTCACCGCGTCCGTTCATGATGGTCGCCCCCACTCAGGATGAGGACATGCCCCGCAAGGGGGTAGACGATCTGATTCAGGTTGTGGAACCGGTCTACGGATCATTGGGGTATCCAGAGCGATTCAAGGTCTATCAGCCGGAGGGCAATCATCGCTTTCTCCCTGAATACTTT contains:
- a CDS encoding aldo/keto reductase, which translates into the protein MEKDVKITTLLNQPVQPLGLAGNPNMEEGCVTAAYDAGVNYYFFYNQSYPILIDELKSVLRDNRESIVVATGSESRNLKTLNSYLDQVRHQLEVEAVDVFYAEYVSPGDDMETLLGAGGVFDELHRWKAEGRLRYVGATTHNRPMAVQLIESGRLDVLMHRYNMAHRGAEEQVLPAALNAGVPVVAFTCTRWGSLLTGHQDWDGPVPTAADCYQYVLHHPAIHIALTAPTTPAQLEENLSALKGTEQPSQSLPLWEAYGKLVYGDGNDAFETQWP
- a CDS encoding phytanoyl-CoA dioxygenase family protein; the encoded protein is MTEEQKYLFDLQGYIVLKDVVPQSVVKACNKALDPLEDMPPEEYPPPLCLGTPKTEKELYISNILEADPVFNPLIDLPEVLDVVEGVTGGPYRLNHTYTIYRWGGGYTGLHMNGTPIIPKCQYHCRNGQMVSTLTKAVFPLLDCDVEDGCFAVIPGAHKSNFVRPWGNHPHENPVLTPIPAKAGDAIIFTEALTHGSFVNTSKRPRRTLYYCYSIGYMPDWGGQSLVFSDHVMDSLSEAQREILRLK